The Pseudanabaena galeata CCNP1313 genome includes a region encoding these proteins:
- a CDS encoding M20 metallopeptidase family protein, with product MTFATTASPTHTNFKIRADILDLKSSLIQWRRDFHRFPELGFKEKRTANAIAEKLTAWGIPHQTGIAQTGIVATIAGTKKGGNKVLAIRADMDALPIQEENIISYKSQIDGLMHACGHDGHTAIALGTAKYLWEHRADFSGTVKIIFQPAEEGPGGAKPMIEAGVLENPKVDAVIGLHLWNNLPLGTVGVRSGALMAATEYFYCKIMGRGGHGALPHQTIDSILVAAQVVNTIHSIVSRNVSPLESAVISIGEFHAGSATNIIADSAMISGTVRFFNPEVGAKLVLRLEEAIAGVCAAHGATYELDYTKLYPPVINDYAIAELVRSVAETVIETPAGIVPECQTMGGEDVSFFLEAVAGCYFFLGSANPDKGLAYPHHHPRFNFDETVLATGVEIFARCVEKFLG from the coding sequence GGTTTAAAGAAAAGCGTACAGCTAATGCGATCGCTGAAAAATTAACTGCATGGGGTATTCCACACCAAACAGGCATAGCCCAAACAGGCATTGTCGCCACGATCGCAGGAACCAAAAAAGGCGGCAACAAGGTTTTAGCAATCCGTGCCGATATGGATGCGCTACCAATTCAAGAAGAAAATATCATTAGTTATAAATCGCAAATTGACGGGCTGATGCACGCTTGCGGTCATGACGGACATACGGCGATCGCCTTGGGTACAGCAAAATATCTCTGGGAACATCGCGCCGATTTTAGCGGCACGGTGAAAATTATTTTCCAGCCTGCCGAAGAGGGACCAGGGGGTGCAAAACCGATGATCGAGGCGGGAGTACTCGAAAACCCTAAAGTTGATGCTGTGATTGGGTTGCATCTATGGAATAATTTGCCCCTTGGTACGGTCGGCGTGCGAAGTGGTGCATTAATGGCGGCAACGGAATACTTTTATTGCAAAATTATGGGACGGGGTGGACATGGCGCACTTCCCCATCAAACTATTGATTCGATTTTAGTCGCGGCGCAAGTGGTAAATACCATTCATAGCATCGTGTCCCGCAATGTTAGCCCTCTCGAATCCGCCGTCATCAGCATCGGTGAATTTCACGCAGGTTCCGCCACAAATATTATTGCTGATTCCGCCATGATTAGTGGCACTGTGAGGTTTTTTAATCCTGAAGTTGGCGCAAAGTTAGTATTACGTTTGGAAGAGGCGATCGCTGGAGTTTGTGCGGCTCATGGTGCTACTTACGAATTGGACTATACCAAGCTCTATCCACCTGTAATTAATGATTATGCGATCGCTGAGTTAGTTCGCTCTGTTGCCGAAACCGTCATCGAAACTCCCGCAGGAATTGTTCCCGAATGTCAAACGATGGGCGGTGAAGATGTCTCTTTCTTTTTGGAAGCTGTCGCTGGCTGCTATTTCTTTCTTGGTTCAGCAAATCCTGACAAGGGTTTAGCCTATCCTCACCACCACCCCCGTTTCAATTTCGATGAGACGGTTCTCGCGACTGGAGTAGAGATTTTTGCTCGTTGTGTCGAGAAGTTTTTGGGCTAG